Proteins co-encoded in one Callospermophilus lateralis isolate mCalLat2 chromosome 2, mCalLat2.hap1, whole genome shotgun sequence genomic window:
- the LOC143391734 gene encoding olfactory receptor 10AG1-like, which produces MTCTLVKSFPQMKHEEIEAHDNVSTVVHFVLLGFSEFPNLQGFLPGVFSIIYMVILIGNSLIVIITRLDPALHKPMYFFLSHFSMLEICYVSVILPRYLVSLWTCDRSISLLSCAAQMCIFLALGTAECFLLAVMAYDRYLAICNPLHYPLVMNPRKCHLLAAGSWLGGITVQIGHTCWIFSLHFCHSNQINHFFCDLPNILKLACGDTSVHEVSVHVVVILVATVPFILILVSYIKIIATILRLPTAQGRAKAFSTCSSHLLVVVLFFGSGSITYFSPKSNHSAGTNKLLSLFYTIVTPMFNPVIYSLRNQDVIAALKRLFLKT; this is translated from the coding sequence ATGACTTGTACTTTGGTTAAATCTTTCCCACAGATGAAGCATGAGGAGATAGAAGCACATGACAATGTCTCCACAGTGGTGCACTTTGTCCTGCTGGGATTTTCTGAATTTCCAAACCTCCAAGGCTTTCTACCTGGGGTGTTCTCCATCATTTACATGGTTATCCTCATTGGGAACAGTCTCATAGTCATAATAACCAGGCTGGACCCTGCACTGCACAAAcccatgtatttttttctgtcaCATTTTTCTATGCTGGAAATCTGTTATGTTTCAGTCATACTCCCCAGGTATCTGGTCAGTCTTTGGACTTGTGATAGGAGCATCTCCCTACTGAGCTGTGCCGCCCAAATGTGCATCTTCCTTGCACTGGGAACTGCAGAATGTTTCCTTCTGGCtgtgatggcctatgaccgctatcTGGCCATCTGCAACCCTCTGCACTATCCTCTAGTCATGAACCCAAGGAAGTGCCATTTACTGGCTGCTGGCTCCTGGCTCGGGGGAATTACAGTCCAGATAGGGCACACATGCTGGATATTCTCACTGCATTTCTGTCATTCTAACCAAATCAATCACTTCTTTTGTGACCTACCCAATATTCTTAAGCTAGCCTGTGGTGACACTTCAGTGCATGAGGTGTCTGTCCATGTAGTAGTGATATTGGTTGCTACAGTACCTTTTATATTGATACTTGTCTCTTATATCAAGATCATTGCTACTATTCTGAGGTTGCCTACAGCCCAAGGACGTGCTAAGGCATTCTCCACTTGCTCCTCTCACCTGCTGgttgtagttttattttttggatcTGGTTCCATTACCTATTTCAGTCCCAAATCCAACCATTCTGCAGGAACTAACAAACTGctctctcttttctacaccatagtGACTCCCATGTTCAATCCTGTGATATATAGCCTCAGGAATCAGGATGTGATTGCTGCACTCAAAAgattatttcttaaaacatag